A region of Antedon mediterranea chromosome 8, ecAntMedi1.1, whole genome shotgun sequence DNA encodes the following proteins:
- the LOC140057258 gene encoding vesicular inhibitory amino acid transporter-like: MDHLRSIGLHVRNNFQSVASSSEYREDIELCPKDESNVSYTNSNHHKFQSSEKNGHVGPIPNNQDGTCSANELPLSHTPESTGNSSTWQAGWNVANCMQGIGILSLPYTIKQGGLAALISIAAVLFIGNYTSKILVQCLYEEEDIGNGKIRRTRVRNTYSDLADEMHKYGGTLLNIMQIIDVTAVATLYLELSGSLLVDTFPYAGISKLSWIVISTVILIPTIFFRNLTRIAWLSLIAVLSLIVMYFSVVWYSFGKSLMWDVSEIPPFEIQGFAVSSSIILFNFGTQFIMPGVEESMSNKSKFNIMVDITYFITGVLNTSYAFFAYITFGDDTKEFITYNMPLGVLQALVSMLFVIKSLLSYPLMIFIVVSSLDAMHLSILPPCYSSNPDKRPSLWAMIFRIVLVLFTLFLAIVIPHYTLLMGVTGSLTAPWLDFIFPCLFHLKLKWNRLTGTQVCMNIVVIFVALFGGMVGLLFSSKALIQAYIKDFT, translated from the exons ATGGATCATCTGCGATCTATTGGACTCCATGTCAGGAATAACTTTCAAAGTGTAGCATCGAGCTCTGAATATAGAGAAGATATTGAACTATGTCCGAAGGATGAGTCGAATGTCAGTTACACAAACTCAAATCACCATAAATTCCAAAGCAGTGAGAAAAATGGTCACGTAGGCCCGATACCAAACAATCAGGATGGAACATGCTCTGCCAATGAACTACCGCTATCACATACACCAGAAAGCACTG gCAACTCATCAACATGGCAGGCTGGGTGGAACGTAGCTAACTGTATGCAAGGAATTGGTATACTGAGTCTACCGTACACCATCAAACAAGGAGGTTTGGCTGCCCTAATTAGCATTGCCGCTGTTTTGTTTATTGGAAATTATACAAGCAag atATTAGTACAATGTCTGTATGAAGAAGAAGATATTGGGAATGGAAAGATTCGACGAACCCGAGTGCGCAATACATATTCGGATCTTGCCGATGAAATGCATAAATATGGCGGAACGCTTTtgaatattatgcaaattatcgACGTGACTGCAGTTGCCACACTTTACTTGGAATTATCGGGTTCACTACTAGTTGATACATTTCCATACGCTGGTATCTCTAAGCTTAGCTGGATCGTTATATCAACTGTTATTTTAATACCAACTATATTTTTTCGGAACTTGACTCGTATAGCATGGTTAAGTCTCATTGCTGTGCTATCTCttattgttatgtattttaGTGTAGTCTGGTATAGCTTTGGTAAGAGTTTAATGTGGGATGTTTCAGAAATTCCGCCGTTTGAGATACAAGGATTTGCTGTGAGTTCTTCGATAATTTTATTCAACTTTGGAACGCAATTTATTATGCCGGGTGTGGAGGAAAGTATGTctaataaatcaaaatttaacataatGGTCGATATCACATACTTCATCACGGGCGTTCTAAACACAAGCTACGCGTTCTTTGCCTATATTACGTTTGGTGACGACACTAAGGAATTCATAACGTACAATATGCCGCTTGGAGTTCTGCAAGCACTTGTTAGTATGCTATTTGTTATCAAATCATTACTCTCCTATCCACTAATGATCTTCATTGTTGTTAGTTCGTTAGACGCAATGCACCTTAGTATTCTACCTCCGTGTTACTCTTCAAATCCGGATAAACGTCCTTCTCTCTGGGCAATGATTTTCCGAATTGTTTTAGTCCTATTTACCTTATTTTTAGCAATTGTCATTCCACATTATACGTTACTTATGGGTGTAACGGGTAGCTTAACGGCACCTTGGTTGGATTTTATTTTTCCGTgtctttttcatttaaaattaaaa